The segment CGAGAAGCTGAGGCCAGGTTAGTCAGTGCAAGCATTCTCCCGTTCAGAGCCCCACCCCAAACAAAGGGAGCGTGTAGAGGAGGCCCAGAATCGCATGCCTATTTCGACCATTAAAAGGCAGACTGGTTTGGAGAATGGTGGAGAGCACCCAGCGTGTGTCTAGCCTCAATCCTGCCATGTGCATTCACAACCCATTTCTTTTTCCCACATCTCCAGAGAGCACATAAGGGCCACTGCCCCCAAATGGCCCCTTGTCACCTCTCACTCCCACCAATGCCCCAAGGTCAGTAGgacaaacacagcaccacttacAAGAGCAGAGAGTATCGGAGACTATTGCAGACTTTATAGAAAACAGCCCAAGGGAGATCCAGATTTCTCAGGTGAGGGTGGGAAGGCGGGCCTCAAGCCAATACACAGAGGAGGAAGACTTCCTGTGCAGAGGCAGCACAGGCCTGCCATTCTGCCTGACTTAGGGTGAGAGGCAGGGAGGCTGTCCCTCCTCACTCACCATTGTGCTTTGGGATCATGCAGAAGGCAGGGCACTGAGGCCATGACCTTGACCAGGAAAGCTTTCGACTGAGACAAGAGGTCAGACTCTATCCCCTTCCAGAAGGCAGAGAGGTGGTAGCAAGGAGTTCCCAGGGAAGGACCATGTAGGTGGTGGAGCACAGAGGGCTGGGTGGGCAGCAGCTCCAAGCTTCACTTTTCCAGACAGACCAGTGACCCTGGTTTGGAGACCCTGCCCATCCCATCTGTTCCCTCCCTCACTAGAGTCTGCCTATATGCTATGGGGGTGCTTGCCCTTGTCCTGCAGGATGGAAGAACTTCTCCTAGGAGGGCAGTGGGTAGCACCCCACCATGGGGAGAGTCCACTCTGGCGGGTGACGGATGTCAAGGGAGCTGAGAGCCTAAGCCTCGGGCCAGAACATGAAAGTGACTGGGTGAAGAGCCGAGTTTCAGACTGAGGACAAACACTGAGTGTTGGGACATTACAGCCCCAACAGAAAGGCTAAGGATGGATTCTACACCAAGGCTTGCccctgggatgagagagacaaGGCTGGAACTGGGACCCAGCCAGGGCCAAAGAATGGAAGGGCCTGAGCTAGAACCAGGGTATGAAGCACATCAGACCAGAGGAGGTCACTGAAACCACAGAGCCTTCTTCAGATGTGGGTTACATGACGGAGAGCCCAGAGTTCTGGGGTGGGACAAAAGGTTTGGACTTCATAAAAACCTTCCAAAGAGACTGGAAGGGTAGACCCTCTGAACTCCGAGAAAGGGACTGAGGACTCCTAGCCCGGGATAGGGGTCAGTGCAATCTAGCCAGGGTGTCTGGCTCAAAGCATGTAGAGTGGTGGAGAAAGTGCTAGAGATTTCAAAATAGAAGAGCAGGGTCTTTGGGTGAGCCAGGCTAGGGAGAAGGAATTTCAATGGTCCTGTAAGGGCGGGCAGGTAGGATTTGTTTCTGGAAACAGATTTCTGGGTTTTTGATCTGGAAACTCTAAGGCTAGGGAAAGAGTACACTTTGGAATTTCGGTATGGAAGAGATACTACGATTGATCCTAAGGTCTCAGAGATCCAAACTCGTGAGTGTGTGATCTCCGGGGCCCAGGCCAGGCAGGGAAAGGCTGTATGGCCCCTGTAAAGTCATCAGCTGACAGGGATAGCCCCCCATTAGGGAGGTGAGGCTCAGAGACCCGAGCCTGGAGAAGTGGCCCGGGAGCCGGCAGGGGCGGCCGGAGCGGGCGCGCGGCGCGGGTCTGCATCCTGCTCATAGCGGTAGTGGTAGCCCTCCATCTGGTCCCTGCAGGCCTCGCGCAAGTTGCGCATCCAGCGCTGGATGCCGCGGCGGTTTAGGTAGAGCACCATGAGGAAGATGAGGCCGATGAGAGCCAGCACCAGCCCGAAGAAGACGTAAGAGGCTTCCAACTCCGGGCCGGCGACGTCTACCTCTTCGCCGCGCTCGTGTGCATTGCCGTCGGAGCAGCCTAGTCGCGCCTCGTCCAGGTCCATCAGCGGTCGGTCCAGCAGTACGCGCGGGGAAGCGCAGCGCAGGCGGCGCGCGTCGGGTACGCGCTCGGTGGCATTGTGCAGCCAGGCCAGCAGGGGGCGCGAGGTGCACCCGCAGCTCAGTGGGTTGTCCGCCAGCAGCAGGCGCGGCTGGGGCAAGTCGCCATCACGCTCGAGAGCGCGCAGCTCGTCGGGGCCCAGGCTGGCCAGCGCGTTGACACGCGCATCCAGCTGCTCCAGGCGCGGCAGGCGCAGCGCGGCGGGTGGCAGGCGGCTCAGCGCGTTGCCTGCCAAGCCCAGCAGGCGCAGCTCGGTCAGCGGGGCCAGAGCGGCGTCCAGTGCATCCAGCATCCCCGGGCTGCCCCGAGCCAGCGCGTGATTGAGCAGTAGTGAGCGCAGAGCAGGCAGTCCGCGAAAGGCGCGGGAGCCCAGGGCGC is part of the Rattus norvegicus strain BN/NHsdMcwi chromosome 1, GRCr8, whole genome shotgun sequence genome and harbors:
- the Tpbgl gene encoding trophoblast glycoprotein-like precursor codes for the protein MAPRAGQRGLWSPLPGLLLLAAALSRPAAPCPFQCYCFGSPRLLLRCASGAELRQPPRDVPPDARNLTIVGANLTVLRAAAFAGGDEEATDSVRLPLLTALRLTHNNIEVVEDGAFDGLPSLAALDLSHNPLRALGSRAFRGLPALRSLLLNHALARGSPGMLDALDAALAPLTELRLLGLAGNALSRLPPAALRLPRLEQLDARVNALASLGPDELRALERDGDLPQPRLLLADNPLSCGCTSRPLLAWLHNATERVPDARRLRCASPRVLLDRPLMDLDEARLGCSDGNAHERGEEVDVAGPELEASYVFFGLVLALIGLIFLMVLYLNRRGIQRWMRNLREACRDQMEGYHYRYEQDADPRRAPAPAAPAGSRATSPGSGL